From a single Elgaria multicarinata webbii isolate HBS135686 ecotype San Diego chromosome 18, rElgMul1.1.pri, whole genome shotgun sequence genomic region:
- the PIK3IP1 gene encoding phosphoinositide-3-kinase-interacting protein 1, whose translation MEAGLLHGGCLLLLLGSVSAAEDAASTAPPALTVRTAAVGGTEQVFEPAQSLPSRSESAAVQPVVGISQRVKARSSDKKDLGTLGYVLGVLMVVIIIGIGAGIVVGYVYKRGRDLKAEHEQKVYEREMQRITLPRSAFTNPACELLDETTIVVHTNQSPEEETHEGDAPLMGQAGTPGA comes from the exons ATGGAGGCTGGGCTGCTGCACGGCgggtgcctgctgctgctgctgggctccGTGTCCGCGGCGGAGG ACGCCGCCTCCACCGCGCCTCCAGCGCTGACGGTCCGGACTGCGGCTGTGGGAGGCACGGAGCAGGTGTTTGAGCCGGCCCAGAGCCTGCCCTCCCGGAGCGAGTCCGCCGCGGTCCAGCCGGTCGTCGGGATCAGCCAGCGAGTCAAGGCGCGATCCAGTGACAAGAAGGACCTGGGCACGCTGG GCTACGTGCTGGGGGTCCTCATGGTCGTCATCATCATTGGCATTGGAGCAGGGATTGTCGTGGGCTATGTCTACAAGAG GGGTAGAGATCTGAAGGCCGAGCACGAGCAGAAGGTTTACGAGCGAGAAATGCAGCGCATCACATTGCCACGCTCCGCTTTCACCAACCCGGCCTGCGAGCTCCTGGACGAGACCACGATAGTGGTGCACACCAACCAGAGCCCTGAGGAGGAAACGCACGAGGGCGACGCGCCCTTGATGGGCCAGGCGGGCACGCCGGgagcctga
- the LIMK2 gene encoding LIM domain kinase 2 isoform X2, with translation MGNYLPAPTYPVRKGPFRCSECQDVLTNWYYEKDGKLYCHKDYWRKFGELCHGCSLLMTGPVMVAGEYKYHPECFACMSCKVIIEDGDTYALVQHSALYCGKCHNQIVLTPMVERLSTESLCEQLPYTLTLLSMPAATDGKRGFTVAVESGRSTYATSVQVKEVSRMHISPDVQNALHPGDRILEINGTPVRTLQTEEVEDLIRKTSQTLQLLIEHDPVSQRLDRLRLDSRLPGRVKKPSSPCPISALDLKENLEGTLRRRSLRRSNSTSKSPGPSSPKEPLILGRDISRSESLRSSTSYSQQIFRPCDLIHGEVLGKGFFGQAIKVTHKATGKVMVMKELIRCDEETQKTFLTEVKVMRSLDHPNVLKFIGVLYKDKRLNLLTEYIEGGTLKDFLRNVDPFPWEQKVSFAKGIASGMAYLHSMCIIHRDLNSHNCLIKLDKTVVVADFGLSRLIVEERRRPPGEKASAKKRTLRKGGRKKRYTVVGNPYWMAPEMLNGQSYDETVDIFSFGIVLCEIIGQVYADPDCLPRTLDFGLNVKLFWEKFVPVDCPPAFFPLATICCRLEPESRPPFSKLEDSFEALSLYLGELGIPLPSELEELDHDVGMQHGLLRDKLAGRLT, from the exons cTGCTCTGAATGCCAGGACGTCCTCACAAACTGGTACTATGAAAAGGATGGGAAGCTCTACTGCCATAAAGACTACTGGAGGAAGTTTGGAGAATTATGCCATGGCTGCTCTCTGCTGATGACAGGGCCTGTGATG GTGGCTGGTGAATACAAGTACCACCCAGAATGCTTTGCGTGTATGAGCTGCAAGGTGATAATTGAAGATGGTGATACCTACGCGTTGGTGCAACACTCCGCCCTCTACTG TGGGAAATGTCATAACCAGATTGTGCTGACGCCCATGGTAGAAAGGCTTTCTACAGAGTCCCTGTGTGAACAGCTGCCCTACACACTGACTCTCCTCTCCATGCCTGCAGCCACGGATGGCAAGCGAGGGTTCACGGTGGCCGTTGAAAGTGGCCGTTCAACCTACGCCACTAGTGTCCAAGTGAAAGA AGTCAGCCGAATGCACATTAGTCCTGATGTGCAAAATGCCCTTCACCCTGGAGACAGGATCCTGGAGATAAACGGGACCCCAGTTCGCACACTACAAACGGAAGAG GTAGAGGACCTGATCCGCAAGACGAGCCAGACTCTTCAGCTGCTGATTGAGCATGACCCTGTTTCTCAGCGCCTGGACCGGCTGCGCCTGGACTCCCGCTTGCCAGGGCGCGTGAAAaagccctcctctccctgccccatttCTGCCCTGGACCTTAAGGAGAATCTGGAAGGAACGCTGCGACGGCGCTCCCTCAG GCGAAGCAACAGCACTTCCAAGTCCCCCGGGCCCAGCTCCCCGAAGGAGCCGCTCATCCTTGGCCGGGACATCAGCCGTTCCGAATCACTCCGCTCCTCGACCAGCTACTCCCAGCAGATCTTCCGCCCCTGTGATCTGATCCATGGGGAAGTATTGGGGAAAGGATTCTTTGGCCAAGCTATCAAG GTGACTCACAAAGCAACAGGGAAGGTGATGGTGATGAAGGAGCTGATCCGTTGCGATGAAGAaacccagaagacctttttgaCGGAG GTGAAGGTGATGCGCAGCTTGGATCATCCCAACGTCCTGAAATTCATTGGCGTGCTGTACAAGGACAAGAGGCTGAATCTCCTCACAGAGTACATTGAAGGAGGGACTCTGAAGGACTTCCTCCGGAACGTG gaTCCGTTTCCCTGGGAGCAGAAGGTCAGCTTTGCCAAAGGCATTGCATCGGGAATG GCGTATCTGCACTCCATGTGCATCATTCACCGAGACCTGAACTCCCACAACTGCCTGATCAAACTG GACAAGACGGTGGTGGTGGCGGACTTTGGCTTGTCCCGGCTGAttgtggaggagaggaggaggccccCTGGGGAAAAGGCGTCCGCCAAGAAGCGCACCTTGCGCAAGGGTGGCCGGAAGAAGCGCTACACGGTGGTCGGGAACCCCTACTGGATGGCGCCGGAGATGCTCAACG gACAGAGCTATGACGAGACCGTGGACATCTTTTCCTTTGGGATTGTGCTTTGTGAG ATCATAGGACAAGTGTATGCGGATCCGGACTGCCTGCCCCGCACCCTGGATTTTGGCCTCAATGTGAAGCTCTTCTGGGAGAAGTTTGTCCCCGTGGACTGCCCTCCAGCTTTCTTCCCCCTGGCCACCATCTGCTGCAGGCTGGAGCCGGAGAGCAG ACCCCCATTTTCAAAACTGGAGGATTCCTTTGAAGCGCTTTCCCTTTACCTGGGAGAACTGGGAATCCCTCTTCCCTCAGAACTGGAGGAACTGGACCACGATGTCGGCATGCAGCACGGGCTGCTCCGGGACAAGCTAGCTGGCCGCCTCACTTAG
- the LIMK2 gene encoding LIM domain kinase 2 isoform X1: MDGGVAAVSAPPAGEEEWKCLGCGDSIAANQRLYRTVNEAWHISCFRCSECQDVLTNWYYEKDGKLYCHKDYWRKFGELCHGCSLLMTGPVMVAGEYKYHPECFACMSCKVIIEDGDTYALVQHSALYCGKCHNQIVLTPMVERLSTESLCEQLPYTLTLLSMPAATDGKRGFTVAVESGRSTYATSVQVKEVSRMHISPDVQNALHPGDRILEINGTPVRTLQTEEVEDLIRKTSQTLQLLIEHDPVSQRLDRLRLDSRLPGRVKKPSSPCPISALDLKENLEGTLRRRSLRRSNSTSKSPGPSSPKEPLILGRDISRSESLRSSTSYSQQIFRPCDLIHGEVLGKGFFGQAIKVTHKATGKVMVMKELIRCDEETQKTFLTEVKVMRSLDHPNVLKFIGVLYKDKRLNLLTEYIEGGTLKDFLRNVDPFPWEQKVSFAKGIASGMAYLHSMCIIHRDLNSHNCLIKLDKTVVVADFGLSRLIVEERRRPPGEKASAKKRTLRKGGRKKRYTVVGNPYWMAPEMLNGQSYDETVDIFSFGIVLCEIIGQVYADPDCLPRTLDFGLNVKLFWEKFVPVDCPPAFFPLATICCRLEPESRPPFSKLEDSFEALSLYLGELGIPLPSELEELDHDVGMQHGLLRDKLAGRLT, encoded by the exons cTGCTCTGAATGCCAGGACGTCCTCACAAACTGGTACTATGAAAAGGATGGGAAGCTCTACTGCCATAAAGACTACTGGAGGAAGTTTGGAGAATTATGCCATGGCTGCTCTCTGCTGATGACAGGGCCTGTGATG GTGGCTGGTGAATACAAGTACCACCCAGAATGCTTTGCGTGTATGAGCTGCAAGGTGATAATTGAAGATGGTGATACCTACGCGTTGGTGCAACACTCCGCCCTCTACTG TGGGAAATGTCATAACCAGATTGTGCTGACGCCCATGGTAGAAAGGCTTTCTACAGAGTCCCTGTGTGAACAGCTGCCCTACACACTGACTCTCCTCTCCATGCCTGCAGCCACGGATGGCAAGCGAGGGTTCACGGTGGCCGTTGAAAGTGGCCGTTCAACCTACGCCACTAGTGTCCAAGTGAAAGA AGTCAGCCGAATGCACATTAGTCCTGATGTGCAAAATGCCCTTCACCCTGGAGACAGGATCCTGGAGATAAACGGGACCCCAGTTCGCACACTACAAACGGAAGAG GTAGAGGACCTGATCCGCAAGACGAGCCAGACTCTTCAGCTGCTGATTGAGCATGACCCTGTTTCTCAGCGCCTGGACCGGCTGCGCCTGGACTCCCGCTTGCCAGGGCGCGTGAAAaagccctcctctccctgccccatttCTGCCCTGGACCTTAAGGAGAATCTGGAAGGAACGCTGCGACGGCGCTCCCTCAG GCGAAGCAACAGCACTTCCAAGTCCCCCGGGCCCAGCTCCCCGAAGGAGCCGCTCATCCTTGGCCGGGACATCAGCCGTTCCGAATCACTCCGCTCCTCGACCAGCTACTCCCAGCAGATCTTCCGCCCCTGTGATCTGATCCATGGGGAAGTATTGGGGAAAGGATTCTTTGGCCAAGCTATCAAG GTGACTCACAAAGCAACAGGGAAGGTGATGGTGATGAAGGAGCTGATCCGTTGCGATGAAGAaacccagaagacctttttgaCGGAG GTGAAGGTGATGCGCAGCTTGGATCATCCCAACGTCCTGAAATTCATTGGCGTGCTGTACAAGGACAAGAGGCTGAATCTCCTCACAGAGTACATTGAAGGAGGGACTCTGAAGGACTTCCTCCGGAACGTG gaTCCGTTTCCCTGGGAGCAGAAGGTCAGCTTTGCCAAAGGCATTGCATCGGGAATG GCGTATCTGCACTCCATGTGCATCATTCACCGAGACCTGAACTCCCACAACTGCCTGATCAAACTG GACAAGACGGTGGTGGTGGCGGACTTTGGCTTGTCCCGGCTGAttgtggaggagaggaggaggccccCTGGGGAAAAGGCGTCCGCCAAGAAGCGCACCTTGCGCAAGGGTGGCCGGAAGAAGCGCTACACGGTGGTCGGGAACCCCTACTGGATGGCGCCGGAGATGCTCAACG gACAGAGCTATGACGAGACCGTGGACATCTTTTCCTTTGGGATTGTGCTTTGTGAG ATCATAGGACAAGTGTATGCGGATCCGGACTGCCTGCCCCGCACCCTGGATTTTGGCCTCAATGTGAAGCTCTTCTGGGAGAAGTTTGTCCCCGTGGACTGCCCTCCAGCTTTCTTCCCCCTGGCCACCATCTGCTGCAGGCTGGAGCCGGAGAGCAG ACCCCCATTTTCAAAACTGGAGGATTCCTTTGAAGCGCTTTCCCTTTACCTGGGAGAACTGGGAATCCCTCTTCCCTCAGAACTGGAGGAACTGGACCACGATGTCGGCATGCAGCACGGGCTGCTCCGGGACAAGCTAGCTGGCCGCCTCACTTAG